The DNA segment AGCTGAAGGGGCGTTCACCGGTGTGGATGCGCAAGTGGTTCTCAAGGTGGGCCTTCTGACAGAAGGTCTTTGCGCACGTCGGGCACGTGTAGGGCCGTTCCTTGGGTTTACCTAGCGGCTCTATGGTACGTGCTGTCGCGTTCCATGGTGTACGCTCGCTCACTGCCATGTGGCCAGCCATGTGCGTGTCCAGCTGGGCCTTCTGGCTGAACACGAGACCACAGAAGGAGCAGCTCCAAAGCAGCTGGGTGGCACCAGCAGGCTCGGTGTGGCAGCTTCGAACGTGGCACTGCAGTGCGGTGACGTCCCCAAATGTCTCCCCACACACGCCACAGCGCTGGGGAGAGGGTGGGGCCACCGTTGCCACGGTAACCACTCCAGGTGCTGGCTTGGGGGCCTCGAGGGGCTCGACCACCTCTTTCTTGTCGCAGACTGTGCAGTTGGAGCGGCCCTCAGCATGCAGGACCACATGCTTGCAGAAGTCGTTGACGGAGGTGGTGGCGAAGGGGCAGAGTGGGCACCGATGAGTGGTGGCTGCCGATGGGTCCACCATGGTGGCCGTGGCCGTCGTCGTGGCGATGGGTCCCTTGTGAAGCCGCACCAGGGCCTTGGACTCCTTCGGTCCCTCTGCAAAAGGGGGAGGGACGCGCGTCAGGCGAGCCAGGGCGCCCCAGCCGAGGGAGCAGCGAGCGTGTTACTTGTGGGGCCGCGGTTAGTGGGGCTTGGCATGCAGGCGGGGGTCGGGGAGGGTGGGGAGGGGTATTTCCACTTTATGAGAGAGACGTAGAGAGGGCGCTTGGGTCTGTGTGCGTGTCTGCGTGGCAGGGGGGGCAGCACCCACCTGTGGGCGGGGCGTGGGTGCGCGCGTGGCGCTCCGCGTGCTCCCTCAGGCGGAAGGTGCGCTGGCACGTGGCGCAGCTAAAGGGGCGCTCTCCAGAATGTATGGTCAGGTGGTTGAGCAAGTGGGCCCGCTGGCCAAAGGGCTTGGCGCAGACAGAGCAGCAGAAGGGCCGTTCACCTGTGTGTGTCTTCATGTGGCGGCCGATGTGTTCCTTGCGCCGGAAGGCCTTGCCGCACACGTGGCAGCTGAAGGGCCGCTCGCCGGTGTGTATCCGCACGTGATTCTCTAAGTGTACCTTCTGACTAAACGACTTGCCGCACGTGGCGCAGCCGAAGTTACGCTCCCCCGTGTGCATCTTCAAGTGCCTCTCTACGTGCTCTTTGCGGCGGAATGCCTTGCCGCACGTGGGGCACACAAAGGGCCGCTTCTTGCCCCGGGGCCCCTCGGCGGTCGGGCAAGAGGACGACGAGCAAAGGGGGGGCTTACCCGGCCCGCCATAGCTAAACACCTCCGGTGgggcgtgcgtgcgcatgtgccCTTCCAAGTGCTCCTTATCCACGAATATCGCCCCACACACTGCACAGCTGAACAGCCGGCTGGCGTGGCTCTGCATGTGCTCGTCCAGCTCCTCCTTCAGAGCAAAAGCCTTGGCGCACACCCCGCACCCGTACAGGGTCACCGCCGTTTCCTTGCCGTCTGGGCACATGCCgcacgccgccgccaccgctgctgccgccgcggctgcggcggccgcctgctgctgttgctgctgctgctgttgctgctgctgctgcgcagcCGCCACTTGGTGGAGGGCCACGTGCTTGTTCATCTCGTCCATGTTGTCCGTGGCAAACGGGCACAGCGGGCAGCGTGGCTTCTCCTCTCCGCCTTCCGCCATGCCTGCAAAAGACCCAAAATCAGACCTGAaacccttcccccctcccccccaacagTGTTCACGGCTAGCCACAACGAAAGCCACAGGAGGAATGCCAGCAATTGTTCTGTGCACTCCTTTCACTGGCTTCCATTGTGGCTGACCCTGTCAATGCTGACCCCGTGGTGGCGGCATGCATGCATGTCTGTGTGCTTGGGACAAATAAGAGAGGACACTGACCGGTTGGTGATGGAGGTGGCTTTATTGCGCGCTTAGGTACAGGGTGGCACGAATGGTGGCGGggccgctgctgctgccgccgtcgTTGGCTGGGGGGCGCACAGTGGTAGGAAGGGCGTCGTGGTCTTCTTGTGGCGATGCTGGGGCTGCTGCGTGGGCGGGCGGGCGTGCGTGCGCAGGTGGCGCTCGACGTGGGACTTCTGGCGGAAGGACTTGCCGCAGGC comes from the Rhipicephalus sanguineus isolate Rsan-2018 chromosome 6, BIME_Rsan_1.4, whole genome shotgun sequence genome and includes:
- the LOC119396662 gene encoding oocyte zinc finger protein XlCOF6 isoform X4 produces the protein MVTNSMSLALRVPAQRLVEGSSIAGLSLNGGSGVPVTSSVGTVGTAEAAAVEHQAADTSTPGMAEGGEEKPRCPLCPFATDNMDEMNKHVALHQVAAAQQQQQQQQQQQQQAAAAAAAAAAVAAACGMCPDGKETAVTLYGCGVCAKAFALKEELDEHMQSHASRLFSCAVCGAIFVDKEHLEGHMRTHAPPEVFSYGGPEGPKESKALVRLHKGPIATTTATATMVDPSAATTHRCPLCPFATTSVNDFCKHVVLHAEGRSNCTVCDKKEVVEPLEAPKPAPGVVTVATVAPPSPQRCGVCGETFGDVTALQCHVRSCHTEPAGATQLLWSCSFCGLVFSQKAQLDTHMAGHMAVSERTPWNATARTIEPLGKPKERPYTCPTCAKTFCQKAHLENHLRIHTGERPFSCTVCGKAFRRKEHIGRHMRIHTGERPFCCPHCGKRFSQKVHLESHVRIHTGERPFSCSACGKTFTRKEHIERHIKTHTGERMFVCSSCGKSFNQKAHLESHMRTHTGERPFNCSPCGKTFRQKVQLERHSRTHAPQLLQMPPQQQAPQQQPPQQQQPGCSEEQQQQQRVPLCIPGCPTCGKAFCCHLEPGLNIRNLLGEAAAQQQQQQQQQQQQQQQQQQQQQQQQQCAVQDPVAKAAAAAGPL
- the LOC119396662 gene encoding zinc finger protein 260 isoform X2; this translates as MVTNSMSLALRVPAQRLVEGSSIAGLSLNGGSGVPVTSSVGTVGTAEAAAVEHQAADTSTPGMAEGGEEKPRCPLCPFATDNMDEMNKHVALHQVAAAQQQQQQQQQQQQQAAAAAAAAAAVAAACGMCPDGKETAVTLYGCGVCAKAFALKEELDEHMQSHASRLFSCAVCGAIFVDKEHLEGHMRTHAPPEVFSYGGPGKPPLCSSSSCPTAEGPRGKKRPFVCPTCGKAFRRKEHVERHLKMHTGERNFGCATCGKSFSQKVHLENHVRIHTGERPFSCHVCGKAFRRKEHIGRHMKTHTEGPKESKALVRLHKGPIATTTATATMVDPSAATTHRCPLCPFATTSVNDFCKHVVLHAEGRSNCTVCDKKEVVEPLEAPKPAPGVVTVATVAPPSPQRCGVCGETFGDVTALQCHVRSCHTEPAGATQLLWSCSFCGLVFSQKAQLDTHMAGHMAVSERTPWNATARTIEPLGKPKERPYTCPTCAKTFCQKAHLENHLRIHTGERPFSCTVCGKAFRRKEHIGRHMRIHTGERPFCCPHCGKRFSQKVHLESHVRIHTGERPFSCSACGKTFTRKEHIERHIKTHTGERMFVCSSCGKSFNQKAHLESHMRTHTGERPFNCSPCGKTFRQKVQLERHSRTHAPQLLQMPPQQQAPQQQPPQQQQPGCSEEQQQQQRVPLCIPGCPTCGKAFCCHLEPGLNIRNLLGEAAAQQQQQQQQQQQQQQQQQQQQQQQQQCAVQDPVAKAAAAAGPL
- the LOC119396662 gene encoding zinc finger protein 568 isoform X1 → MVTNSMSLALRVPAQRLVEGSSIAGLSLNGGSGVPVTSSVGTVGTAEAAAVEHQAADTSTPGMAEGGEEKPRCPLCPFATDNMDEMNKHVALHQVAAAQQQQQQQQQQQQQAAAAAAAAAAVAAACGMCPDGKETAVTLYGCGVCAKAFALKEELDEHMQSHASRLFSCAVCGAIFVDKEHLEGHMRTHAPPEVFSYGGPGKPPLCSSSSCPTAEGPRGKKRPFVCPTCGKAFRRKEHVERHLKMHTGERNFGCATCGKSFSQKVHLENHVRIHTGERPFSCHVCGKAFRRKEHIGRHMKTHTGERPFCCSVCAKPFGQRAHLLNHLTIHSGERPFSCATCQRTFRLREHAERHARTHAPPTEGPKESKALVRLHKGPIATTTATATMVDPSAATTHRCPLCPFATTSVNDFCKHVVLHAEGRSNCTVCDKKEVVEPLEAPKPAPGVVTVATVAPPSPQRCGVCGETFGDVTALQCHVRSCHTEPAGATQLLWSCSFCGLVFSQKAQLDTHMAGHMAVSERTPWNATARTIEPLGKPKERPYTCPTCAKTFCQKAHLENHLRIHTGERPFSCTVCGKAFRRKEHIGRHMRIHTGERPFCCPHCGKRFSQKVHLESHVRIHTGERPFSCSACGKTFTRKEHIERHIKTHTGERMFVCSSCGKSFNQKAHLESHMRTHTGERPFNCSPCGKTFRQKVQLERHSRTHAPQLLQMPPQQQAPQQQPPQQQQPGCSEEQQQQQRVPLCIPGCPTCGKAFCCHLEPGLNIRNLLGEAAAQQQQQQQQQQQQQQQQQQQQQQQQQCAVQDPVAKAAAAAGPL
- the LOC119396662 gene encoding zinc finger protein 250 isoform X3, which encodes MAEGGEEKPRCPLCPFATDNMDEMNKHVALHQVAAAQQQQQQQQQQQQQAAAAAAAAAAVAAACGMCPDGKETAVTLYGCGVCAKAFALKEELDEHMQSHASRLFSCAVCGAIFVDKEHLEGHMRTHAPPEVFSYGGPGKPPLCSSSSCPTAEGPRGKKRPFVCPTCGKAFRRKEHVERHLKMHTGERNFGCATCGKSFSQKVHLENHVRIHTGERPFSCHVCGKAFRRKEHIGRHMKTHTGERPFCCSVCAKPFGQRAHLLNHLTIHSGERPFSCATCQRTFRLREHAERHARTHAPPTEGPKESKALVRLHKGPIATTTATATMVDPSAATTHRCPLCPFATTSVNDFCKHVVLHAEGRSNCTVCDKKEVVEPLEAPKPAPGVVTVATVAPPSPQRCGVCGETFGDVTALQCHVRSCHTEPAGATQLLWSCSFCGLVFSQKAQLDTHMAGHMAVSERTPWNATARTIEPLGKPKERPYTCPTCAKTFCQKAHLENHLRIHTGERPFSCTVCGKAFRRKEHIGRHMRIHTGERPFCCPHCGKRFSQKVHLESHVRIHTGERPFSCSACGKTFTRKEHIERHIKTHTGERMFVCSSCGKSFNQKAHLESHMRTHTGERPFNCSPCGKTFRQKVQLERHSRTHAPQLLQMPPQQQAPQQQPPQQQQPGCSEEQQQQQRVPLCIPGCPTCGKAFCCHLEPGLNIRNLLGEAAAQQQQQQQQQQQQQQQQQQQQQQQQQCAVQDPVAKAAAAAGPL